In Gossypium hirsutum isolate 1008001.06 chromosome D06, Gossypium_hirsutum_v2.1, whole genome shotgun sequence, one genomic interval encodes:
- the LOC107910085 gene encoding cysteine proteinase inhibitor 1 has protein sequence MQQKSGFLILFLSLIFLPLIFSDARKEAPLGGWRPIKDTKDPHVMEIAEFAVEEYNKQSNGSLKLDKVVKGETQVVAGTNYRLILQAKKGAVDNTYQAVVWEKLWLNLRNLTSFNLVKG, from the coding sequence ATGCAGCAGAAGTCAGGCTTCCTCATCCTCTTCCTCTCCCTCATTTTCCTTCCTCTCATCTTCTCCGACGCCAGAAAGGAGGCTCCCCTCGGAGGTTGGAGGCCGATCAAAGACACCAAGGACCCACACGTGATGGAGATCGCGGAATTCGCCGTCGAGGAGTATAACAAGCAGTCAAATGGGAGTTTAAAGTTGGATAAGGTGGTGAAAGGCGAGACTCAGGTGGTGGCCGGGACAAATTACCGGCTGATTTTGCAGGCGAAGAAAGGGGCAGTCGATAACACGTATCAGGCTGTGGTGTGGGAGAAGTTGTGGCTGAATCTCAGGAATCTCACCTCCTTTAACCTCGTCAAGGGTTAG